A section of the Roseivirga sp. BDSF3-8 genome encodes:
- a CDS encoding TM2 domain-containing protein yields the protein MNKHYLMSRMKSTGTAYLCWFFLGVHYAYLGKWGLQFLYWFTLGGFGIWILIDLFHIPTKVSNHNMQISMQIDRIEKNELEQAHARNMALVNASAQKTPA from the coding sequence ATGAACAAACACTATCTCATGTCCCGCATGAAAAGCACGGGTACGGCGTACCTTTGCTGGTTCTTTTTAGGGGTGCACTATGCCTACCTGGGCAAGTGGGGCTTACAGTTCCTCTATTGGTTCACACTAGGGGGCTTTGGTATATGGATACTGATAGACCTATTCCATATTCCTACTAAAGTATCTAATCACAATATGCAGATATCAATGCAGATCGATAGAATAGAAAAGAATGAGCTTGAGCAAGCCCACGCCCGCAACATGGCCCTGGTAAACGCCTCCGCACAAAAGACCCCGGCCTGA
- a CDS encoding pinensin family lanthipeptide, whose product MKKEKMTLSDLKVNSFVTGTEKVTGGRWSIFDCPHTGAPTLDYLGCNSLNDFYCDLQPDTGRDDGFN is encoded by the coding sequence ATGAAGAAAGAAAAAATGACCCTGAGTGACCTTAAGGTCAACAGTTTTGTGACCGGTACTGAAAAAGTAACCGGAGGACGGTGGTCCATTTTTGACTGTCCGCACACAGGGGCCCCTACCCTCGACTATCTGGGTTGTAATTCCCTAAATGACTTTTACTGCGATTTGCAGCCCGATACCGGCCGCGATGATGGCTTTAATTGA
- the tnpA gene encoding IS200/IS605 family transposase has product MSKYRKLSHSFYYCVYHVVWTPKYRHRILRDIVADTLENKIKTICEWKEVKVEELNIQPDHVHLVCSIPPKLSVSDFMGILKGKTAIMMFKNFKSLRRKPYWGNHFWSRGYFVSTVGIDEEKIKRYVKYQEKEDKKEDGDIDIPLFDNCLSPFGGNNH; this is encoded by the coding sequence ATGAGCAAGTATCGTAAGCTATCGCATAGCTTTTACTATTGTGTCTATCATGTAGTATGGACCCCGAAGTACCGCCACCGTATACTTCGTGATATTGTTGCAGATACGTTGGAGAATAAGATAAAGACGATATGTGAATGGAAGGAGGTCAAGGTAGAAGAGTTGAACATTCAGCCAGATCACGTTCATTTGGTATGTAGTATACCTCCGAAACTTAGTGTATCAGACTTCATGGGTATTCTCAAGGGTAAGACAGCGATCATGATGTTTAAGAACTTCAAGAGTCTTCGCAGAAAACCCTATTGGGGCAATCATTTTTGGTCACGAGGCTATTTTGTAAGTACGGTAGGCATAGATGAAGAAAAGATAAAGCGGTATGTTAAGTATCAGGAGAAGGAAGATAAGAAAGAGGATGGGGATATAGATATCCCGCTATTCGATAACTGCCTATCCCCCTTTGGGGGTAATAACCATTGA
- a CDS encoding PKD domain-containing protein: protein MRQHYFLLARVATLSTLCLCPIMNVFGQSGCGTPQVRAGTVGNTESCDPIDFGYIIDRYESNDPSTVYVLDFGDGTTRELRHNELDRDGEMIIRHTYQDISCESPYATDGAYTFTITATAPCNERPKVATVSPVIIGSPPVLDFNLSSPVCINEAVTFYNRSTPGTDFSCSSEATYVWDFGDGSPKETVAENRTVNHTYTRQGSFTVTLTVNQDCGSQDVKKQIVVSGPPAPRFDIGPSGNQETIIDDEEPLTIYAPTDACVPVILPLRSLTYDQGLNEEWFVDWEGTGEAAFSNNSVRASGETETITFTEPGDYRVHLITTTDCGTERSCVSVEIVDEVAPEQITIAGIPDGCAPATISPSVALQGVTGYEWNLTALSGGPAPSLPNANRANAGSVQLAAGVYELSLRVSNECGTSAPAIRTFTISDQPGPVISPASASLCPGEDVMLQVAAQAGTVYQWYIDGDSISGATGPTVLADEAGEYTVGVMVTASGCEGVSAPARVTFNSLPPSEITTTSPTRFCAEEPVRSELRAPSGPYTYQWVINGSNIDGATDATYTATEAGTYQVSIDDGRCSTLSDGLEIIEGTPPVLAASSPSANICLGERTEITASGAETFTWSPAEGLSATTGSQVTASPQATTEYTIVGTDTYGCTDTTSITIQVAPLPNTGLAMSRDTVCAGEAVTLTASGGNGYTWTSDPTLTPGSNGTATARPAVTTTYTVRARSARGCEGGIASVTVVVRGLPDISLQDQEVCVADAAFMLMAETGTEIEGTWSASGLPSGSLTAEGLFDPAVAGVNLSGHELTFTYRTTDQYACEGSVSKRVVVHPLPQPDFALPGRVCVGEAVALQNLTTVVNGSPYTWAWDFGDGNTTNEQSPQTTFASPGEYTVKLAVQGFGNCIASVEKTIEVIDGPLASFTMSTAPASACGPVTASFTNSSQGEALSYRWDFGQGDTSTASEPGDVVFPPSLYNDTTYTVSLEVTNQCTSSRQERTVRVRPVPTARLLPAVDTICADFPLELNNYTLGNADRYVWDFGDGTPPLDTEETGTVTHAFPYDGGTDTTYIVTLTAINDCEDDVATYPVVVKAIEVEAFFNADRLRGCAPHTVTFSANQDEDSNTLTWDWGDGNRSAGGISRSYTYDKPGTYTVTLTVENGCHVDTYGQEVSVLPSPEASFTMPEAVCAGDPVTLINTSSVPEGSVWTFGDSRPPYRGANPPAQAYSVPGTYTVTLSVTDPLYNCKTTVSHAVRVLPYPVASFTTDELLCAGEAPVIVNSSTDATRYRWVFRAHGETVQGHTPTPPAYQQPGRYTITLVAENELGCSSQASQEVEVVRSPEPDFEIVVLSADDRAPVEVDFVNLTEFPTEGEGSFIWRFGNGNTSEGYDSGDVQLYTNLRDSARTYTVTLEATSAAGCSRTVQKQFVVYPPPCTDWLELPTVFTPNLDDLNEVLRPLTPKDPRSYRVMSTDDGLKDYRFQIYTRWGEIIYESTDPSEGWDGKGYDEGVYIALLQYRCRGEVYKKKQEIILKR, encoded by the coding sequence ATGAGACAGCACTACTTCCTTTTAGCAAGGGTGGCCACCCTTAGTACGTTATGCCTATGTCCTATTATGAACGTATTTGGCCAAAGCGGTTGCGGCACACCCCAGGTGCGCGCCGGCACAGTGGGTAACACGGAGAGCTGCGACCCTATTGACTTTGGCTACATCATAGACAGGTACGAGTCCAATGACCCGAGTACAGTATACGTACTCGATTTTGGTGATGGCACCACCAGGGAATTAAGGCATAATGAACTGGACAGAGACGGTGAAATGATTATCCGCCATACCTATCAGGACATATCCTGCGAAAGTCCCTATGCCACAGACGGGGCATATACCTTTACCATTACAGCCACCGCCCCCTGCAATGAGCGGCCTAAGGTGGCTACGGTTTCCCCGGTGATAATCGGCAGCCCGCCTGTGCTGGATTTTAACCTGAGTTCACCGGTATGTATTAATGAGGCGGTCACCTTCTATAACCGATCTACCCCCGGTACCGATTTTAGTTGCAGCAGCGAGGCTACCTACGTGTGGGATTTTGGAGATGGTAGCCCTAAGGAGACAGTAGCTGAGAATCGCACGGTCAATCATACGTATACCCGGCAGGGAAGCTTTACTGTAACGCTAACGGTAAATCAGGATTGCGGCAGCCAGGATGTAAAAAAGCAGATAGTGGTTAGCGGTCCGCCTGCCCCGCGTTTTGACATCGGGCCTTCAGGTAATCAGGAAACGATAATAGATGATGAGGAGCCCCTCACTATCTACGCCCCTACCGACGCCTGCGTGCCTGTCATATTACCTTTGCGCAGCCTTACCTACGATCAGGGCCTAAATGAAGAGTGGTTTGTAGACTGGGAAGGAACCGGTGAAGCGGCTTTTAGCAATAATAGCGTCCGCGCCAGCGGGGAAACCGAGACCATAACCTTCACCGAGCCGGGTGATTACCGTGTGCACCTGATTACCACCACAGACTGCGGAACGGAAAGGAGCTGTGTGTCCGTAGAAATAGTGGATGAAGTAGCCCCGGAGCAGATTACCATAGCAGGGATCCCTGATGGTTGTGCACCAGCCACCATCAGTCCTTCCGTTGCCTTGCAGGGTGTCACAGGCTATGAGTGGAACCTCACCGCCCTCAGTGGCGGCCCGGCCCCCTCCCTGCCCAATGCCAACAGGGCCAATGCAGGCAGTGTGCAGCTTGCAGCAGGAGTGTATGAACTAAGCCTCCGGGTAAGTAACGAATGTGGCACCTCTGCCCCTGCCATCCGTACCTTTACCATTTCAGACCAGCCAGGGCCGGTAATAAGCCCTGCTTCAGCCTCCCTGTGTCCGGGAGAAGATGTCATGCTGCAAGTGGCGGCTCAGGCCGGCACAGTTTACCAATGGTATATCGATGGGGATAGCATCAGTGGAGCCACGGGGCCAACTGTATTAGCTGACGAAGCCGGGGAGTACACCGTAGGCGTGATGGTGACAGCCTCAGGATGCGAAGGGGTATCTGCTCCGGCCAGGGTCACGTTTAACTCACTGCCTCCCTCAGAGATCACCACCACATCCCCTACCCGCTTCTGCGCCGAAGAGCCTGTACGGTCAGAGCTGAGGGCTCCTTCCGGCCCCTATACCTACCAATGGGTAATAAATGGTAGCAATATAGACGGAGCTACGGACGCAACCTATACAGCTACCGAAGCCGGCACCTACCAGGTAAGCATAGACGATGGCCGGTGCAGCACTCTCTCGGATGGCCTGGAAATTATAGAGGGGACACCCCCCGTATTGGCTGCCAGTTCCCCTTCTGCTAATATCTGCCTGGGTGAGCGCACGGAGATTACAGCCTCAGGGGCGGAAACGTTTACCTGGTCACCGGCAGAGGGGCTCAGTGCCACCACGGGCAGTCAGGTAACGGCTTCTCCCCAGGCCACCACTGAGTACACCATAGTAGGTACAGATACATATGGCTGTACAGATACAACCTCCATCACAATACAGGTAGCTCCCCTGCCTAATACAGGGCTGGCCATGAGCCGGGATACGGTATGTGCAGGCGAGGCCGTAACGCTTACGGCAAGTGGGGGTAACGGCTATACCTGGACCAGCGACCCTACCCTTACCCCTGGAAGCAACGGCACGGCTACAGCAAGGCCAGCGGTAACCACTACCTACACCGTAAGAGCCAGGAGTGCCCGGGGCTGCGAAGGAGGTATCGCTTCCGTAACCGTGGTGGTGCGTGGCCTGCCGGACATATCACTGCAAGATCAGGAAGTATGTGTGGCCGATGCAGCGTTTATGCTGATGGCAGAAACCGGCACCGAAATAGAAGGTACCTGGTCTGCCAGTGGCCTGCCTTCGGGTAGCCTGACCGCTGAAGGCCTGTTTGATCCTGCGGTAGCGGGTGTGAACCTGAGCGGCCACGAGCTTACCTTTACTTACCGCACCACAGACCAATATGCCTGCGAGGGCTCAGTAAGCAAGCGTGTGGTGGTGCACCCCCTGCCACAGCCTGACTTTGCCCTGCCCGGTCGTGTATGTGTGGGGGAAGCCGTGGCACTGCAAAACCTGACTACGGTAGTAAACGGTAGCCCCTACACGTGGGCCTGGGACTTTGGAGATGGTAATACTACCAATGAGCAAAGCCCGCAAACCACCTTTGCCTCACCCGGTGAGTATACGGTGAAGCTGGCCGTGCAGGGCTTTGGTAATTGTATCGCTTCAGTAGAGAAGACCATAGAGGTGATAGATGGCCCGCTGGCAAGCTTTACGATGAGCACTGCTCCGGCTTCGGCCTGCGGACCCGTCACGGCCTCATTTACCAATTCCAGCCAGGGCGAAGCCCTGTCGTATAGGTGGGACTTCGGCCAGGGTGATACCTCTACCGCAAGTGAACCCGGCGATGTGGTATTCCCTCCCAGCCTGTATAATGACACCACCTATACCGTAAGCCTGGAGGTAACCAATCAATGTACCAGCAGCCGGCAGGAAAGAACCGTGCGGGTGCGGCCAGTCCCTACGGCCAGGCTGCTGCCAGCCGTGGATACCATCTGTGCAGACTTTCCCCTGGAGCTCAATAACTACACCCTGGGAAATGCTGACCGCTATGTGTGGGACTTTGGGGACGGTACGCCTCCCTTAGATACAGAGGAAACAGGTACGGTTACTCACGCTTTCCCCTATGACGGGGGCACCGATACCACCTATATAGTGACACTTACTGCCATCAACGATTGCGAGGACGATGTGGCAACCTACCCCGTAGTGGTAAAAGCCATAGAAGTGGAGGCGTTCTTTAATGCCGACCGCCTCAGGGGCTGTGCACCTCATACCGTAACGTTCTCAGCCAACCAGGACGAGGACAGCAATACGCTGACCTGGGACTGGGGCGATGGTAACCGCAGTGCAGGCGGGATAAGCCGGTCTTATACCTATGATAAACCGGGCACCTATACAGTAACACTCACAGTGGAAAACGGATGCCATGTGGACACATATGGCCAGGAAGTTTCCGTACTGCCCAGTCCTGAGGCTTCCTTTACCATGCCTGAAGCAGTGTGTGCCGGTGACCCGGTTACCCTTATCAATACCTCATCCGTACCGGAAGGGAGTGTGTGGACCTTCGGCGATAGCCGCCCACCCTACCGGGGGGCTAATCCGCCCGCCCAGGCTTATAGCGTACCGGGTACCTATACAGTTACCCTCTCGGTGACCGATCCGCTCTATAATTGCAAAACCACCGTGAGCCACGCAGTAAGAGTACTCCCCTATCCGGTGGCCTCATTTACTACAGATGAGTTGCTATGCGCCGGAGAAGCACCTGTGATTGTAAATAGCTCCACCGATGCCACACGCTACAGGTGGGTATTCCGTGCCCACGGAGAGACGGTTCAGGGCCATACGCCCACTCCCCCGGCTTACCAGCAACCCGGCCGGTATACGATTACGCTGGTGGCCGAAAATGAACTGGGCTGCAGCAGCCAGGCCAGCCAGGAAGTAGAGGTGGTCCGCTCCCCCGAGCCTGACTTTGAGATAGTCGTGCTGAGCGCCGATGACCGTGCCCCGGTGGAGGTGGACTTCGTAAACCTGACGGAGTTTCCTACAGAAGGTGAAGGCTCGTTCATCTGGCGTTTCGGGAATGGCAATACATCCGAGGGCTATGATAGCGGTGACGTTCAACTTTACACTAACCTCAGAGACTCTGCCAGAACCTATACAGTGACACTGGAGGCCACGTCGGCCGCCGGCTGCTCCCGTACGGTACAAAAACAGTTTGTCGTATACCCTCCGCCATGCACCGACTGGCTGGAGCTGCCTACTGTCTTCACCCCCAACCTGGACGACCTCAATGAAGTACTGAGGCCCCTTACCCCTAAGGACCCGCGCAGCTATAGGGTAATGAGTACAGATGATGGCCTTAAAGATTATCGCTTTCAGATATATACCCGGTGGGGAGAGATCATATATGAGTCTACCGATCCATCAGAAGGCTGGGACGGTAAAGGCTACGACGAGGGGGTTTACATTGCGCTGTTGCAGTACCGCTGCCGTGGTGAAGTCTACAAAAAGAAACAAGAGATCATATTAAAACGATAA
- a CDS encoding PorP/SprF family type IX secretion system membrane protein — protein sequence MKRVYLLSLVIILVLTGTEVLGQDPQFSQFYNNPVLINPAAAGATRAARVVVSHRNQWPNVTSMITQTATFDYFQPIQHKDIGLGFGLIAVKDQAGNALRLKNESLGLQVAMEKPIEDYTRLRVGAQYVHSWKSLTEHVGTVTFEDQLLFGGTTTEELGDLLTGETRSYGSLSMGILGTHKNVWLGLGLHHLNQPDASIASAGDDNMYRLPVKYLLHGGIELNIKKSQQRIQQAIVLQGLYAKQGPNEQFIGGVRYMYGLDFNSRRMAQQKDVTLSAGLFLRSIPLFTRIDRPIYNTDAISGQLGIEFELNNISMDIGYAYDYAISKLNPNPSNEITLSIRFLNRFIWGVDCKKRMQWKNRSETAYFRRGLRR from the coding sequence ATGAAAAGAGTCTATCTGCTTTCGCTAGTCATAATCCTTGTGCTGACCGGTACCGAAGTGCTGGGCCAGGATCCCCAATTTTCACAGTTTTATAACAACCCTGTGCTCATCAATCCCGCAGCCGCGGGAGCTACCCGGGCAGCCAGAGTGGTGGTCTCTCACCGGAACCAATGGCCCAATGTTACCTCTATGATAACCCAAACAGCCACGTTCGATTATTTTCAGCCAATACAGCATAAGGACATCGGGCTTGGCTTTGGTTTAATAGCCGTGAAAGATCAGGCAGGTAATGCCCTCCGGCTAAAAAATGAAAGTCTTGGTCTTCAGGTAGCTATGGAAAAACCGATTGAAGATTACACCCGGTTGCGGGTAGGCGCCCAATATGTGCATAGCTGGAAATCGCTGACGGAGCATGTGGGTACAGTAACTTTTGAAGATCAACTGCTGTTCGGTGGCACCACCACCGAGGAACTGGGAGATTTACTTACCGGTGAAACCAGAAGCTATGGAAGCCTGAGCATGGGTATACTGGGTACTCATAAAAATGTATGGCTGGGACTGGGCTTACACCATCTTAATCAGCCTGATGCTTCTATAGCCAGTGCGGGAGATGACAATATGTACAGGTTACCTGTAAAGTATTTGCTGCATGGTGGAATAGAGCTGAACATTAAGAAAAGCCAGCAGAGAATACAGCAGGCCATTGTTTTACAGGGCCTGTACGCAAAACAAGGCCCTAACGAACAGTTTATTGGCGGAGTCAGGTATATGTATGGCCTTGATTTTAATAGCAGAAGGATGGCTCAGCAGAAAGATGTGACCCTCTCGGCAGGCTTATTCTTAAGATCCATTCCGCTATTTACCAGGATAGACCGGCCTATCTATAATACCGATGCTATCAGCGGACAGCTTGGGATAGAGTTTGAACTGAATAATATAAGTATGGATATAGGCTATGCATATGACTATGCCATTTCTAAACTAAACCCTAATCCAAGTAACGAAATCACGCTTTCTATTCGCTTCCTTAACCGGTTTATTTGGGGAGTGGACTGTAAAAAGCGCATGCAATGGAAAAACCGCAGCGAAACGGCTTATTTTCGCAGAGGACTGCGAAGGTAA
- a CDS encoding pinensin family lanthipeptide, producing the protein MKKRLSLEELEVTSFVTEFSPEQTHLFAGGATATCLGSGCPEYCNTLRGTKCITDKEPVEPIEEPVPVTVVGA; encoded by the coding sequence ATGAAAAAACGATTAAGTCTCGAAGAACTGGAAGTAACCAGCTTTGTAACAGAGTTTTCTCCCGAGCAAACCCATCTGTTTGCCGGAGGTGCCACGGCTACCTGTCTGGGCAGCGGGTGTCCTGAATACTGTAATACCCTGCGTGGTACTAAATGCATAACCGATAAGGAGCCCGTGGAGCCTATCGAAGAACCAGTACCTGTAACTGTGGTGGGAGCCTGA
- a CDS encoding pinensin family lanthipeptide has protein sequence MKKDKLTLKELQVSSFATSVNNEMAMGGAQASP, from the coding sequence ATGAAGAAAGACAAACTTACGCTGAAAGAACTACAGGTATCCAGCTTTGCCACATCTGTAAATAATGAAATGGCTATGGGTGGTGCGCAAGCCAGCCCATAG
- a CDS encoding patatin-like phospholipase family protein, translating into MINNSDPFSDIALTFSGGGFRAAGFCLGVLSYMNKVEHDGQPLLNRVKYISTVSGGTITGAAYALKAAEGKSFEAIYEEIFAFLQGRQFLDDSLRFLEDDSCWQGRRKSLIKSFSKGYDALVGDARLMDIQTSQTHIEGVTFNATEFNTGLPFRFQNEGLLGNLKIAKNDRDLEAARELVLLKDIIAASSCFPFGFEPIMFPDDFIPSHHEVYKRLKDKAHYRSGMGLMDGGIVDNQGLNAVSSAQRRRVRSSVPHNKFSLLMINDVASHYMNPWVGTEENYKRPVNHSTLESLNISRFLPAALSGKFNWLFYLLLVVLAASVAWLLPANGPVETGGIIFLSLLAGVIITFLVSKRIINRIIIKKVNSLKGKLLSKIPEFYLPLLSNFDELKIGLLERMLQERISSVFLMVTEVFLKQVRRLNYKVIYRDKKWDFMRITNTIYELTPRDLAYQYENNRFGDHSSVIRKKEKELVVQVSEEMKEVATRASNMGTTLWFEKKHEKALHDLIACGQFTTCFNLLTYLIELEHHPESPCKDLFNADAPLTLLRKRLEDDWKTFLKTPGFMLNQSR; encoded by the coding sequence ATGATAAATAATAGTGACCCTTTTAGTGATATAGCCCTCACTTTTTCAGGAGGTGGGTTTCGTGCGGCAGGCTTTTGCCTCGGTGTGCTGAGCTACATGAATAAGGTAGAGCACGACGGGCAACCGCTACTAAACCGTGTTAAGTACATATCCACCGTATCCGGCGGTACCATAACAGGGGCAGCTTATGCCCTCAAGGCTGCTGAAGGTAAAAGCTTTGAGGCTATATACGAGGAGATTTTTGCTTTCTTACAGGGCCGTCAGTTTCTGGATGACTCACTTAGGTTTCTGGAAGACGATAGCTGCTGGCAGGGAAGGCGTAAATCACTGATCAAAAGCTTTTCCAAAGGATATGATGCACTGGTAGGTGACGCCCGGCTGATGGATATACAGACAAGCCAGACCCATATTGAAGGAGTGACTTTTAACGCCACCGAATTTAATACCGGACTGCCCTTCCGCTTTCAGAATGAAGGCTTACTGGGCAACCTCAAAATAGCCAAAAATGACCGGGACCTGGAGGCAGCCCGGGAGCTTGTATTACTAAAAGATATTATTGCTGCCAGTTCCTGCTTTCCATTTGGTTTTGAGCCAATCATGTTTCCTGATGATTTTATCCCTTCTCACCATGAGGTGTACAAAAGATTAAAAGATAAGGCGCACTACAGATCAGGCATGGGCCTCATGGATGGGGGAATCGTGGACAATCAGGGGCTAAATGCGGTATCGAGTGCCCAGCGTAGAAGAGTCAGGAGCTCTGTACCTCATAATAAGTTTAGTCTGTTAATGATCAATGATGTAGCCAGCCACTATATGAACCCCTGGGTCGGTACGGAAGAAAACTATAAAAGGCCTGTCAACCATTCCACCCTCGAAAGCCTGAATATCAGCCGCTTTCTACCTGCTGCCCTGTCGGGCAAATTTAACTGGCTCTTCTATCTGCTATTAGTGGTATTAGCAGCATCGGTCGCCTGGCTATTACCTGCAAATGGACCCGTTGAAACCGGCGGGATCATATTTCTGTCTTTACTGGCCGGAGTGATAATAACATTCCTGGTAAGCAAGCGAATCATAAACCGGATCATCATAAAGAAAGTAAACTCCCTGAAGGGAAAGCTGCTCAGTAAGATCCCCGAGTTTTACTTACCCCTGCTTAGTAATTTTGATGAGCTTAAAATAGGCTTGCTGGAACGCATGCTGCAGGAGCGTATATCCTCTGTATTCCTTATGGTAACAGAAGTGTTTTTAAAGCAGGTAAGACGATTAAATTATAAGGTAATCTATCGTGATAAAAAGTGGGACTTTATGCGCATTACGAATACCATATATGAACTGACTCCCAGGGACCTGGCTTACCAATATGAAAATAATCGCTTTGGTGACCATTCATCGGTTATCAGAAAAAAAGAAAAAGAACTGGTGGTCCAGGTGAGCGAGGAAATGAAGGAAGTAGCTACCAGGGCCAGTAATATGGGGACCACCTTATGGTTTGAAAAAAAGCATGAGAAGGCACTACATGATTTAATTGCCTGCGGACAATTTACCACTTGTTTTAATTTGCTTACTTATCTTATAGAACTGGAACATCACCCTGAATCTCCCTGTAAAGACCTGTTTAATGCAGATGCTCCACTTACTCTATTGAGGAAAAGACTGGAGGATGATTGGAAAACCTTCTTAAAGACACCTGGGTTTATGCTAAATCAGTCCCGCTAA
- a CDS encoding M48 family metallopeptidase: MKLFLTGILLTFGHLALAQQDFHTILPEGKIPLDFTQRSTFKYDIDRASISEDDQRFDRENKDKFYLESNFGIDDFLSSGRVLFNDPVTNYLNSVLYEVLKDDPQTRKEVRVYAVKSHVPNAFATNNGMIFVNLGLLAKLENEAQLAYILSHELIHYREQHVLNSYVKNERISDGRDGYKGFSEDEKLIAQSSYSKELEIEADAKGFDIYKGTAYSKDSMDRIFDILGQADQLLLDSEFDYAFFEYGDYRLPEKLKLTEFAQYEVNEAYDDEKSTHPNTETRRVNLQEQLAGVANKDGATFIYARERFDEVKRLARYELCRQYLLDRAYHKALYLAYDLLQQDPESVYLRKCIAKALYGATYSGWKESTREVLVSAEMQKIDHLLDAMSGRELKVLALSQLYPLYRANREDAEVHLMLKDLITRLQKDHTDIVDKLFASSGGEEMQYYQHAFTGLEGREELMTLFEENEPDTGTELYQKRKMRSEGTKVNSTLVLTPAYIKVNQRKKDMIRYADGEGVLVQMDDKIRKVSDKLKMDNDVLNVHDIDRDDITDFRSHAILNEWLNEKLGSGESTMVSPIHNEMMAVLDTYDQDYLTMVMAISVKEKVKDKGIKIAFTVLMPIFAPVTLPSLVSPKYTYHLSITFHGATESVAGGDLRAMKFKDTNSLMSSNLYYTLFKLKHGK; this comes from the coding sequence ATGAAGCTATTCTTAACGGGAATATTGCTCACCTTTGGCCATTTGGCCCTGGCGCAGCAGGACTTCCACACCATTCTGCCCGAAGGCAAAATTCCCCTCGACTTTACGCAGAGGAGCACATTCAAATACGATATCGACCGGGCATCCATCAGTGAGGATGACCAGCGGTTTGACCGGGAAAATAAAGACAAGTTTTACCTGGAGAGTAACTTCGGCATCGACGACTTTCTCAGCAGCGGAAGGGTACTGTTTAATGACCCTGTGACCAACTACCTGAACAGTGTGCTGTATGAGGTACTGAAAGATGATCCCCAGACCCGCAAGGAGGTGAGGGTGTATGCCGTAAAGTCTCACGTCCCCAATGCATTTGCCACCAACAATGGCATGATCTTCGTAAACCTGGGGCTGCTGGCCAAGCTGGAAAATGAGGCACAATTGGCTTACATCCTCTCCCACGAACTGATACACTACCGCGAACAGCATGTACTGAACAGCTATGTGAAAAATGAGCGTATCAGCGATGGCAGGGATGGTTACAAAGGGTTCTCTGAAGATGAGAAGCTTATTGCTCAAAGCTCCTATAGTAAGGAACTGGAGATAGAGGCAGATGCCAAAGGCTTTGATATTTATAAAGGTACTGCCTATAGCAAAGACTCCATGGACCGTATATTTGATATACTGGGCCAGGCAGACCAGCTTTTGCTGGACAGTGAGTTTGACTATGCCTTTTTTGAGTATGGTGACTACCGCCTGCCGGAGAAACTAAAGCTGACAGAATTTGCCCAATACGAAGTGAATGAAGCGTACGATGACGAGAAAAGTACGCACCCCAATACGGAGACACGGCGGGTGAACCTGCAGGAGCAACTGGCAGGGGTGGCTAACAAAGATGGAGCTACATTTATCTATGCGCGTGAGCGGTTTGACGAGGTAAAGCGTCTGGCGCGCTACGAACTATGCCGGCAGTACCTGTTGGACCGAGCCTATCATAAGGCCCTGTACCTGGCCTATGACCTGCTGCAGCAGGATCCGGAGTCAGTATACCTCCGCAAGTGTATCGCCAAGGCACTTTATGGGGCTACCTATAGCGGATGGAAAGAGAGTACCCGCGAGGTGCTGGTATCTGCTGAGATGCAGAAGATCGATCATCTGCTGGATGCTATGAGCGGCCGCGAGCTAAAGGTACTGGCCCTAAGCCAGCTATACCCGCTATACCGTGCAAACCGTGAAGATGCAGAGGTGCACCTTATGTTGAAGGACCTGATCACACGCCTCCAAAAGGATCACACCGACATAGTGGACAAGCTTTTCGCCTCATCGGGTGGCGAGGAAATGCAGTACTATCAGCATGCCTTTACCGGATTAGAGGGGCGTGAGGAGTTGATGACCCTCTTTGAAGAAAACGAGCCTGATACGGGGACAGAATTATACCAAAAGCGGAAAATGAGAAGTGAGGGCACCAAAGTGAACAGTACCCTGGTGCTTACGCCGGCATACATCAAGGTAAACCAGCGTAAAAAGGACATGATCCGCTACGCAGATGGCGAAGGTGTGCTGGTACAGATGGACGACAAGATCAGAAAGGTGTCTGATAAGCTGAAGATGGATAATGACGTGCTCAATGTACACGACATAGACCGTGATGACATCACTGATTTTCGAAGCCATGCCATACTGAACGAATGGCTGAATGAAAAACTTGGCTCCGGTGAGAGCACGATGGTGAGCCCCATACATAATGAGATGATGGCCGTGCTGGATACCTACGACCAGGACTACCTGACGATGGTGATGGCCATATCAGTAAAGGAAAAGGTAAAGGACAAAGGGATTAAAATAGCCTTTACGGTACTGATGCCTATATTTGCACCGGTCACCCTTCCTTCCCTTGTTAGCCCCAAATATACCTATCACCTGTCTATCACTTTTCACGGCGCTACTGAGTCAGTGGCCGGCGGGGATCTCCGTGCCATGAAATTCAAGGATACCAACTCACTAATGAGCTCTAACCTGTACTACACCCTCTTTAAACTGAAGCACGGAAAATGA